The following coding sequences lie in one Megalodesulfovibrio gigas DSM 1382 = ATCC 19364 genomic window:
- a CDS encoding MarR family winged helix-turn-helix transcriptional regulator: protein MILKELPSYQHLLKKSAQYPEMDLEVTEAYLHVLRTGCTLHRCAERRLARNGLSYGRFLVMALLSQEEYLPVCRLAELSSVSYPTISALLSGMVRDGLVERVQDEQDRRVVRIALTAAGRAMLDEIMPGMFRHQAAVLAGLTREELATLVALLSKVRLDANECTEEF from the coding sequence ATGATCCTGAAAGAGCTGCCCAGCTATCAGCATTTGCTCAAGAAGTCCGCCCAGTATCCGGAAATGGACCTGGAGGTGACCGAAGCCTACCTGCACGTGCTGCGCACGGGCTGCACCCTGCATCGCTGCGCCGAACGTCGCCTGGCCCGCAACGGCCTTTCATACGGCCGGTTTTTGGTCATGGCCCTGCTCAGCCAGGAGGAGTACCTGCCGGTGTGCCGGCTGGCCGAGCTTTCCAGCGTCTCGTATCCCACCATTTCTGCCCTGCTTTCGGGCATGGTGCGCGACGGGCTGGTGGAGCGCGTGCAGGACGAACAGGACCGCCGCGTGGTGCGCATTGCCCTCACGGCCGCCGGCCGCGCCATGCTCGACGAGATCATGCCCGGCATGTTCAGGCATCAGGCTGCTGTGCTGGCCGGATTGACGCGCGAGGAGCTGGCGACGCTTGTCGCCCTGCTGTCCAAGGTGCGCCTGGATGCAAACGAATGCACGGAGGAGTTTTGA
- a CDS encoding efflux RND transporter periplasmic adaptor subunit produces the protein MFQSAGPFIGPLVGLLAGMIAGSMLFGGSKDVSPRDDVPRAAPPLSEEHPLTVTAHRQLVTDWYEAVGAVQPREETDVEALVTARVMEVRVNPGDAVAKGDVLAVLDSRQLASRLAQAEEEREGASASVAQASQGVQAAQASFDRATSHYRRIKSLFGGKAVAESELDQAEADYLRAQAGLEEARKRLSATQSAQARAQEAVEEARIHLSYSTIVAHEAGEVLRRHVDPGGLAAPGKSLLSMRTGASLRLEAQVREGLIAQIRPGMELPVRIPALDLETVGLVDEVHPSADPATRTFVVKAVIPPNLNVHPGMFGRLLIPVARHEAVLLPYQAVRRVGQLEMVRTKATDGAAPWRTMYVSTGQANATHVEILAGLTGGELVALPLSLPESLALPLADTPTHANGTGADGNG, from the coding sequence ATGTTCCAGAGTGCCGGCCCGTTCATCGGGCCTTTGGTAGGGCTGCTCGCGGGGATGATCGCCGGCAGCATGCTGTTTGGCGGATCCAAAGACGTCTCCCCCCGGGATGACGTCCCGCGCGCCGCACCGCCCCTGTCCGAGGAACACCCCCTCACCGTGACGGCCCACCGCCAGCTGGTGACGGACTGGTACGAAGCCGTGGGCGCGGTGCAACCCCGTGAAGAAACCGATGTGGAGGCCCTGGTGACGGCCCGGGTGATGGAGGTGCGCGTCAACCCCGGGGATGCCGTGGCCAAGGGCGACGTGCTGGCGGTGCTGGACAGTCGCCAGCTGGCCTCCCGTCTGGCCCAGGCCGAGGAGGAACGCGAGGGCGCCAGCGCCAGCGTGGCCCAGGCTTCCCAGGGCGTGCAGGCGGCCCAGGCCTCCTTTGATCGCGCCACCTCTCACTATCGACGCATCAAATCATTGTTTGGCGGCAAGGCCGTGGCTGAAAGCGAACTGGACCAGGCCGAGGCCGACTATCTACGCGCCCAGGCGGGGCTGGAGGAGGCCCGCAAGCGTCTGTCCGCGACGCAATCTGCCCAGGCCAGGGCACAGGAGGCCGTGGAAGAGGCGCGCATCCATCTGAGCTATTCCACCATTGTGGCCCACGAGGCCGGCGAGGTCTTGCGCCGCCATGTGGATCCTGGCGGGCTGGCTGCGCCGGGCAAATCCCTGCTTTCCATGCGCACGGGAGCCAGCCTGCGTCTGGAAGCCCAGGTGCGCGAAGGGCTCATCGCCCAGATACGGCCCGGCATGGAACTGCCCGTGCGCATCCCGGCCCTGGATCTGGAAACCGTGGGACTGGTGGACGAGGTGCACCCATCCGCCGATCCTGCCACCCGCACCTTTGTGGTCAAGGCCGTCATCCCCCCCAACCTGAATGTGCATCCCGGCATGTTCGGCCGTTTGCTCATCCCCGTGGCCCGGCACGAAGCCGTGCTGCTGCCGTACCAGGCCGTGCGCCGGGTGGGCCAGCTGGAGATGGTGCGCACCAAGGCGACAGACGGAGCCGCCCCCTGGCGGACCATGTACGTTTCCACAGGGCAGGCCAACGCCACGCATGTGGAAATCCTCGCCGGCCTGACGGGCGGGGAGCTGGTGGCCCTGCCCCTTTCCCTGCCCGAGTCCCTGGCCCTGCCCCTCGCCGACACCCCGACCCACGCGAATGGCACCGGAGCCGACGGCAATGGCTGA